In the Flagellimonas sp. HMM57 genome, one interval contains:
- a CDS encoding septum formation inhibitor Maf, producing MKTIFKTKLTVLLGLLFLFILSSCVDKTNASSKELALNDEGTGNTEAVKAPKKQLSEDFKKYWYAGNAEITSYTLEQARYGELRDGNAVLVYVTEPFLPKIQVKADRSNPTNIPVLKLNATKNYLTGIYPYSVMGSTFYPVHDNQHALKTSLSIQEWCGHVYSQINNRDSFEFTSHSYFEGEADQNLKLEKNIMENEIWNKIRINPNDLPVGDLEVIPSLEYIRLRHKELKAYKATASLDSKSGISTYSLAYPELDRTLSINFTTAFPHTIESWTESFKSGYGPKAKVMTTKGTKLKSIRTAYWGQNSNKDLILRDSLGL from the coding sequence ATGAAAACTATTTTTAAGACTAAACTTACTGTTTTACTTGGGCTATTGTTTCTTTTCATACTTTCTTCATGTGTGGACAAAACAAATGCTTCCAGCAAAGAACTGGCTTTAAATGATGAAGGTACAGGAAACACTGAAGCTGTAAAAGCTCCAAAAAAGCAACTCTCCGAAGATTTTAAAAAGTATTGGTATGCTGGTAATGCCGAAATTACCTCATATACCCTTGAGCAAGCAAGATATGGCGAGCTAAGAGATGGAAACGCTGTGCTAGTTTATGTTACCGAGCCTTTTTTACCCAAAATACAGGTCAAGGCAGATCGTAGCAATCCCACTAATATTCCCGTTCTTAAATTAAATGCCACAAAAAACTACTTGACAGGTATTTATCCCTACTCTGTGATGGGAAGCACTTTTTATCCAGTTCATGACAATCAACATGCACTAAAAACTAGCTTATCCATTCAAGAGTGGTGCGGACATGTCTATTCACAAATCAACAACAGGGATTCATTTGAATTTACCTCCCACTCCTATTTTGAAGGTGAAGCCGACCAAAACCTAAAACTGGAAAAGAATATAATGGAAAATGAAATTTGGAATAAAATAAGAATCAATCCTAACGATTTGCCTGTAGGGGATTTAGAAGTAATTCCTTCCCTCGAATATATTCGACTTCGACATAAAGAATTGAAAGCTTATAAAGCAACAGCTTCATTAGATTCAAAAAGCGGTATTTCCACTTACTCTTTAGCCTATCCAGAATTGGACAGAACATTGAGCATCAACTTTACCACTGCATTTCCACATACTATTGAAAGTTGGACAGAAAGCTTTAAAAGTGGTTATGGACCTAAGGCCAAAGTAATGACCACTAAAGGCACAAAACTTAAATCCATAAGAACGGCTTATTGGGGACAAAATAGCAACAAGGACCTAATACTTAGGGATAGCTTAGGACTTTAA
- a CDS encoding Maf family nucleotide pyrophosphatase, with protein MIEDSPLKGKLKDYKLILGSGSPRRKKFLEEMGLDFEVRPKSVEEIYPDQLQGEEIASYLAKLKANPFQKELEANEIVLTSDTVVWHKGKSLAKAEDKTDAFNMLQTLSNDWHEVITAVCFTFKTIQEVVTETTLVRFKELTSKEIDYYIDNYKPYDKAGAYGIQEWIGLIGVSEIKGSYNNVVGLPTQLVYKTLTRMVS; from the coding sequence ATGATTGAAGACTCACCTCTAAAAGGAAAACTCAAGGATTACAAGCTTATTCTAGGCTCTGGGTCACCCAGAAGAAAAAAGTTTCTTGAAGAAATGGGGCTTGATTTTGAGGTACGGCCAAAATCGGTAGAAGAAATCTATCCAGACCAGTTACAGGGCGAGGAGATAGCTTCTTATTTGGCCAAATTGAAGGCAAACCCTTTTCAAAAAGAACTGGAAGCAAACGAAATAGTGCTGACCTCGGACACCGTAGTGTGGCACAAGGGAAAATCATTGGCCAAAGCCGAAGATAAAACAGACGCTTTTAATATGTTACAAACCCTGTCCAATGATTGGCACGAGGTAATCACTGCGGTATGTTTTACTTTTAAAACCATTCAAGAAGTAGTAACCGAAACCACTTTGGTCCGATTCAAGGAGCTTACATCAAAAGAAATAGATTATTACATTGATAACTACAAGCCTTATGACAAGGCAGGTGCTTACGGCATACAAGAATGGATAGGGCTTATTGGTGTTTCTGAAATAAAAGGGTCCTACAATAACGTTGTTGGATTGCCTACTCAATTAGTTTACAAAACGTTAACACGTATGGTTTCCTAG
- a CDS encoding PIG-L family deacetylase: MRNIWVGILTIIIVVSNSLAQKPNKPSSTEIHHNLQKLNFLGTALFIAAHPDDENTRLISYLSNHDKARTVYLSLTRGDGGQNLIGSELRELLGVLRTQELLAARRVDGGEQWFTRANDFGYSKHPKETLKIWDKENVLGDVVWAIRNLKPDIVINRFDHRTAGTTHGHHTSSAILSMEAFNLANDASAYPEQLELTSTWQPKRAFFNTSWWFYGSRENFEKADKSNLIKLDVGVYYPELGLSNNEIASIASSQHLCQGFGRLTTRGSQDEYVELLKGDLPKSANLFEGINTTWSRIKGGKAIGDILYAVEENFNFSNPSKHIPELLQAYQLLQKVDDKHWKTLKSEELKALILDCAGLYLEANALSASTTVENEVELSIEAVNRSAASIVLREIKISGTDSTHSADKNLENNKKEELKLTFMVPSTKTNSGPYWLNESGSLGMYTVKNQKMIGKAETPNAFNAIFTLDFDGIEIEFEKPIIHRYSKPEKGELYEPFVVLPEVTTSIKDKVLIFSDAKTKNVTVSIKARKNNVQGKIGLEHPKGWNVVPDKIDFSILQKGQEQSVTFKVTPPLNDSEGKVSPFVTIGNKTYTKELVEIDYDHIPKQSVLLPSEAKVVRMNIQKTGEHIGYIMGAGDKVPESLEQIGYQVHLIDPSSIKKGQLEKYDAIVVGIRAYNKVDALKFKQPVLFDYVKNGGNLIVQYNTAGRWRKQFENIAPFDLTLSRNRVTDETATVKIIAQNHSLINFPNSIVERDFDGWVQERGLYFPKEWSEEFTPILSMSDEGEKPTEGSLLVAPYGEGHYIYTGLSFFRELPAGVSGAYKLFANMLSIGKSEVKTETNVKG, encoded by the coding sequence ATGCGAAACATTTGGGTCGGTATCCTTACTATTATTATTGTTGTTTCAAATTCATTAGCCCAAAAACCAAATAAACCTTCTTCCACAGAAATTCACCATAACCTTCAAAAATTGAACTTTTTGGGTACGGCGCTTTTCATTGCAGCACATCCAGATGATGAAAATACAAGACTGATTTCATACTTATCCAATCATGATAAAGCCAGGACTGTCTATCTTTCACTTACGCGAGGTGATGGCGGTCAAAATCTGATAGGTTCTGAATTAAGGGAGTTACTGGGGGTATTAAGAACACAGGAGTTATTGGCGGCAAGAAGAGTCGATGGCGGTGAACAATGGTTTACCAGAGCCAATGATTTTGGATATTCCAAACATCCAAAGGAAACGCTCAAGATTTGGGATAAGGAAAACGTTTTAGGTGATGTCGTTTGGGCCATCAGAAATTTAAAGCCCGATATAGTCATAAATCGTTTTGACCATAGAACTGCGGGCACTACACATGGACATCATACTTCTTCAGCGATATTGAGCATGGAAGCGTTCAACTTGGCCAATGATGCTAGCGCATATCCCGAACAATTGGAATTGACTTCTACGTGGCAGCCCAAACGAGCTTTTTTTAATACATCATGGTGGTTTTATGGAAGTCGGGAAAATTTTGAAAAAGCGGATAAATCCAACCTGATAAAGTTGGACGTTGGCGTATATTATCCAGAACTGGGTCTTTCCAACAACGAGATAGCATCAATAGCCAGTAGCCAACACCTATGTCAAGGTTTTGGACGTTTGACAACCAGGGGCTCTCAAGACGAATATGTGGAATTGCTAAAAGGTGACCTGCCCAAAAGTGCTAATTTGTTTGAGGGCATCAATACAACTTGGTCCAGAATAAAAGGTGGAAAAGCTATTGGTGATATTTTGTATGCCGTTGAGGAAAATTTCAATTTTTCAAATCCATCAAAACATATCCCCGAATTATTACAAGCGTATCAACTCCTTCAGAAAGTTGATGATAAACATTGGAAAACCTTAAAATCCGAGGAACTCAAAGCACTTATTTTGGACTGTGCGGGTCTTTATTTAGAAGCTAATGCCCTATCGGCCTCAACAACTGTTGAGAATGAAGTTGAACTGAGCATAGAAGCCGTAAACAGAAGTGCCGCTAGTATTGTGTTGAGAGAAATTAAGATTTCAGGAACGGATAGCACCCATTCCGCTGATAAAAATCTAGAAAACAATAAAAAGGAAGAGCTCAAATTGACATTCATGGTCCCCAGTACAAAAACCAATTCTGGGCCTTATTGGTTAAATGAATCAGGTAGTCTTGGGATGTATACGGTAAAAAATCAAAAAATGATTGGCAAGGCCGAAACACCAAATGCCTTTAATGCGATCTTCACCTTGGATTTTGATGGAATCGAAATTGAATTTGAAAAACCGATTATCCATAGATATTCAAAACCAGAAAAAGGGGAACTTTATGAACCTTTTGTAGTTTTACCCGAAGTAACAACAAGTATTAAGGACAAAGTATTGATTTTTTCAGATGCCAAAACAAAAAATGTTACTGTGAGTATTAAGGCTAGAAAAAATAATGTCCAAGGAAAAATTGGATTAGAACATCCAAAAGGTTGGAATGTAGTGCCTGATAAAATAGATTTTTCCATACTGCAAAAAGGACAGGAACAATCTGTAACTTTTAAAGTCACTCCGCCATTGAATGATAGTGAAGGAAAAGTTTCCCCTTTCGTCACCATTGGTAATAAAACCTATACCAAAGAGCTTGTAGAAATAGATTATGACCATATTCCAAAACAATCCGTTCTCCTCCCTTCCGAAGCAAAGGTAGTTCGAATGAACATCCAAAAAACTGGGGAACATATTGGCTATATCATGGGTGCAGGCGATAAAGTTCCTGAAAGTTTAGAGCAAATAGGGTACCAAGTCCACCTTATAGACCCTAGTTCCATCAAAAAGGGCCAATTGGAAAAATATGATGCCATAGTAGTAGGCATAAGAGCCTACAATAAAGTAGATGCCCTAAAATTCAAGCAGCCTGTTCTGTTTGATTATGTAAAAAACGGCGGAAATCTCATTGTACAATACAACACCGCTGGAAGATGGAGGAAACAGTTTGAAAATATAGCTCCTTTCGATTTAACGCTTTCCAGAAATAGGGTGACCGACGAGACAGCAACAGTTAAAATCATAGCGCAAAACCATTCGCTTATAAACTTCCCAAATTCCATTGTGGAACGTGATTTTGATGGATGGGTTCAAGAAAGAGGCCTATACTTTCCAAAAGAATGGAGTGAAGAATTTACCCCTATTCTTTCCATGAGCGACGAAGGTGAAAAACCCACGGAAGGTAGCCTTTTAGTAGCACCGTATGGAGAAGGTCACTATATTTATACAGGATTGAGCTTTTTTAGAGAACTCCCAGCTGGAGTTTCTGGAGCATATAAACTTTTTGCAAATATGCTTTCTATAGGAAAAAGTGAAGTTAAAACCGAAACTAATGTCAAAGGATAG
- a CDS encoding DUF2911 domain-containing protein has product MKKLLIFLCVVSVSFAMQSQITTPAPSPASKLEQKVGLTDVKVDYSRPSMRGRTIFGNLVPFDKLWRTGANAYTTISFSTDVTIAGQEVEAGTYSIFTKPTASNWEVFFYTDTQGGGTPRDWDDSKVVAKATVETFQMPVNVETFTITIDDLTNNGANLGIMWEKTYLAVPFGVPADVTVMKDIEATMAGPSAGDYYTAAVYYLNEDKDIAKAKEWMDKAMSMTKEPRFWQLRQQSLIYAKAGDKKAAIETAKKSLAAAEEAGNADYVKMNKDSLKEWGAK; this is encoded by the coding sequence ATGAAAAAATTACTCATTTTCTTATGCGTTGTTTCGGTTTCCTTTGCTATGCAATCGCAGATTACAACACCTGCACCTAGTCCTGCTTCCAAACTGGAACAAAAGGTAGGTTTGACCGATGTAAAGGTAGATTACTCAAGACCTTCTATGCGTGGTAGAACAATTTTTGGAAATTTGGTTCCTTTTGATAAACTATGGCGTACAGGTGCAAATGCTTACACTACGATTAGCTTTAGTACCGATGTGACTATAGCTGGTCAAGAAGTAGAGGCTGGAACGTATTCCATTTTCACGAAGCCAACAGCTTCCAATTGGGAAGTATTCTTTTACACGGATACGCAAGGTGGTGGAACCCCAAGAGATTGGGATGACAGTAAAGTTGTAGCTAAAGCTACTGTCGAAACTTTTCAAATGCCGGTTAACGTAGAGACATTTACTATTACTATTGACGATTTAACGAACAATGGTGCCAATTTAGGAATCATGTGGGAAAAAACATATCTGGCAGTTCCTTTCGGAGTTCCAGCGGACGTTACAGTCATGAAAGACATTGAAGCTACCATGGCAGGACCAAGCGCCGGAGATTATTATACCGCTGCGGTTTATTATTTAAATGAAGATAAAGATATCGCTAAGGCTAAAGAATGGATGGACAAAGCAATGTCCATGACAAAAGAGCCAAGATTTTGGCAGCTTCGCCAGCAGTCCTTAATTTATGCAAAAGCCGGAGATAAAAAAGCAGCAATAGAAACTGCTAAAAAATCACTTGCTGCTGCTGAAGAAGCAGGAAACGCTGATTATGTAAAAATGAACAAGGATTCTTTAAAAGAGTGGGGAGCAAAATAG
- a CDS encoding SDR family NAD(P)-dependent oxidoreductase, with product MSKNILLIGGSHGIGLAMAEQLQKDHNVFIASRTSEELGSLNVTHIPFDATTDKLDTSVLPDEIHGFAYCPGSINLKPFKMMSTDTFQEDMQLNFFGLVKTVKEVIGKMVEGSSMVFFSTVAVGTGMPFHTSVAAAKGAIEGFAKSMAAEYAPKIRVNVVAPSLVDTPLAKRLLSNDRKMEMMSQRHPLKRVGTVNDIASIALFLLSDDSTWMTGQIVGVDGGMSTLNIS from the coding sequence ATGAGCAAGAATATTCTTTTAATAGGGGGTTCACATGGCATTGGTTTAGCAATGGCTGAACAATTGCAAAAAGACCACAATGTCTTTATCGCTTCGCGTACAAGTGAGGAGTTGGGCAGTTTAAATGTAACGCACATTCCGTTTGATGCCACTACGGACAAGCTTGATACTTCGGTATTACCCGATGAAATACACGGATTTGCATACTGCCCGGGGAGCATCAATCTAAAACCTTTTAAAATGATGAGTACGGATACATTCCAGGAAGATATGCAGCTTAACTTCTTTGGATTGGTGAAAACGGTAAAAGAAGTCATAGGCAAAATGGTCGAAGGCAGTAGTATGGTATTTTTCAGTACTGTTGCCGTTGGCACGGGAATGCCCTTTCATACCAGTGTTGCTGCTGCGAAGGGGGCCATAGAAGGGTTTGCAAAATCTATGGCTGCCGAGTATGCGCCAAAAATAAGAGTGAACGTTGTAGCACCATCTTTGGTTGATACTCCCTTGGCAAAACGACTGCTCAGCAATGATAGAAAAATGGAAATGATGTCGCAACGGCATCCCTTAAAAAGAGTGGGGACTGTAAATGATATTGCCAGCATTGCCCTGTTCTTACTCAGTGACGACAGTACCTGGATGACGGGACAAATTGTAGGTGTTGATGGTGGAATGTCTACATTGAACATAAGCTAG
- a CDS encoding HAD family hydrolase produces MKKNYKELLKDISTFVFDVDGVFTDGSILITTQGEMLRKMNVKDGYALKTALQKGYNVCIISGGTNEGVKERLKGLGVTNIYLGAHYKQEPLEEYMDTHNINSKNMLYMGDDLPDIPPMKMVALATSPQNAVAEVKAISDYVSHKNGGDGCVRDIIEQVLKVRGDWNDNFSAKND; encoded by the coding sequence ATGAAGAAAAATTATAAAGAACTTTTAAAGGACATCAGCACTTTTGTATTCGATGTGGACGGTGTATTTACAGATGGTTCCATATTGATAACCACTCAAGGCGAAATGCTGCGAAAAATGAATGTAAAAGATGGATATGCCCTTAAGACAGCCTTGCAGAAAGGATATAATGTATGTATTATTTCTGGTGGCACTAACGAAGGTGTAAAGGAACGGTTAAAAGGTCTGGGGGTTACCAATATTTATTTAGGAGCGCACTACAAGCAAGAACCCTTGGAGGAATATATGGATACTCATAACATAAATTCAAAAAACATGCTGTACATGGGTGATGATTTACCAGATATACCACCTATGAAAATGGTAGCTCTTGCCACTTCTCCCCAAAATGCAGTAGCTGAGGTCAAAGCAATTTCAGATTATGTTTCCCATAAAAATGGTGGTGATGGTTGTGTTCGTGATATTATTGAGCAGGTGTTGAAAGTACGAGGTGATTGGAACGATAATTTTAGCGCTAAAAATGATTGA
- a CDS encoding SRPBCC family protein — translation MKLYQLHAKQQLPISKSDAWDFLSNPKNLKVITPEKMGFQIVSGAERPMFPGQIIQYKVSPFPGFKTKWVSEITHVKQGEYFVDAQLFGPYELWHHKHFISEIEGGVEMEDIIDYKIPFGILGQIAHPILVKGQLASIFKFREQKLTELFGSIEGSQTEIHFKSF, via the coding sequence ATGAAGTTATACCAACTACATGCAAAGCAACAATTACCTATATCCAAATCTGATGCATGGGATTTCTTATCCAACCCAAAAAATCTTAAGGTAATTACACCGGAAAAGATGGGGTTTCAGATAGTTTCAGGAGCTGAAAGACCAATGTTTCCTGGTCAAATTATCCAATACAAAGTATCTCCATTTCCAGGTTTTAAAACAAAATGGGTGTCAGAAATCACTCATGTTAAGCAAGGAGAGTATTTCGTAGATGCCCAGTTATTCGGTCCTTATGAACTATGGCATCACAAGCATTTTATTTCAGAAATTGAAGGTGGTGTGGAGATGGAGGATATCATAGACTATAAAATTCCTTTTGGTATTTTGGGACAAATAGCACACCCTATATTGGTAAAAGGTCAATTAGCATCAATTTTTAAATTTAGAGAGCAAAAATTAACAGAATTATTTGGTTCTATTGAAGGCTCCCAAACAGAAATACATTTTAAATCGTTTTAA
- a CDS encoding Rossmann-like and DUF2520 domain-containing protein, translating to MLSTVILGTGNVAQHLFKAFTQSSLVEVVQVVGRKETNLEYFSKTTATTTNFDQIKDADVYLIAVKDDAIPSVSRFLKDRLGIVAHTSGAVSMDFLESKNNGVFYPLQTFTKGREIDLKSVPICIEAKQELAIKALKILGNAISEYVYEINSLQRKKLHLAAVYANNFVNHLYGISETICLDEGLPFALLQPLIKETANKVQSISPKEAQTGPAIRNDKKTMNSHLKLLKKESQTELYTLLSKAIKETHEEKL from the coding sequence ATGCTTTCAACAGTGATTTTAGGAACGGGAAATGTTGCACAGCATTTGTTCAAGGCATTTACCCAATCCAGCTTGGTAGAGGTGGTTCAGGTGGTCGGTAGAAAAGAAACCAATTTGGAGTACTTTTCCAAAACTACAGCGACCACAACAAACTTTGACCAAATTAAAGATGCCGATGTATACCTTATAGCTGTCAAGGATGATGCGATACCCTCTGTTTCAAGATTTCTTAAAGATAGACTGGGTATTGTTGCACACACTTCAGGTGCAGTGTCCATGGATTTCTTAGAATCAAAAAACAATGGTGTATTTTATCCATTACAAACCTTCACAAAAGGGAGGGAGATTGATTTAAAATCGGTACCCATCTGTATTGAAGCAAAACAGGAATTGGCCATTAAAGCTTTAAAAATATTGGGAAACGCTATTTCAGAATACGTCTATGAGATAAATTCCCTACAACGAAAAAAACTACATCTTGCTGCTGTATATGCCAATAACTTTGTTAATCATCTTTATGGCATAAGTGAGACTATTTGTTTGGATGAGGGACTGCCTTTTGCTTTATTACAACCTTTAATCAAGGAGACGGCCAATAAGGTACAATCCATTTCACCAAAAGAGGCACAAACGGGGCCAGCTATTAGAAACGATAAAAAAACGATGAACAGTCATTTGAAATTATTGAAAAAAGAAAGTCAAACCGAACTTTACACCTTATTAAGCAAAGCGATAAAAGAAACTCATGAAGAAAAATTATAA
- a CDS encoding deoxyribodipyrimidine photo-lyase — protein MNKEVSVFWFRRDLRLDDNVGFLEALKGDYPILPIFIFDSDILDKLPTDDARVTFLHETLQKMRTELQENHGSSIAMYHGKPEAVFGKLSKDFNIKQVYTNHDYEPYARERDEQIKQLLSEKDIAFKTFKDQVIFEKDEVVKDDGDPYVVYTPYKNRWKSIFKEEYVKPHDTNEHLGNLVQNPELPNLSLSEMGFKAASIKVPDYTVTPSLIQNYEDTRNFPAKENGTSRLGPHLRFGTVSIRNMIKKAIAEQNEVFWSELIWREFFMQILWHFPHTKDSAFRPKYDRIEWRNNEDEFEKWKNGETGYALVDAGMRELNQTGYMHNRVRMLVASFLCKHLLIDWRWGEAYFAEKLLDYDMSSNVGNWQWAAGSGVDAAPYFRIFNPMTQIDKFDKQKEYINRWVTDLQEFTYPDKMVDHKMARERCLKVYKEAVS, from the coding sequence ATGAACAAAGAAGTTTCGGTTTTTTGGTTTAGAAGAGATTTGCGCTTAGACGATAATGTCGGTTTTTTAGAAGCGCTGAAAGGCGATTATCCCATATTGCCCATTTTCATTTTTGATTCTGATATTTTGGATAAACTTCCAACAGATGATGCGCGTGTGACCTTTTTACATGAAACGCTGCAAAAAATGCGAACTGAGCTTCAGGAAAATCATGGCAGTTCCATTGCAATGTACCACGGCAAACCCGAAGCTGTTTTTGGGAAACTAAGTAAAGATTTCAATATAAAACAAGTATACACCAACCATGATTATGAACCGTATGCCAGAGAACGTGATGAACAGATAAAACAACTACTTTCCGAAAAAGATATAGCGTTTAAGACCTTTAAAGACCAAGTCATCTTTGAAAAGGATGAGGTGGTAAAGGACGATGGTGACCCTTATGTAGTATATACGCCGTATAAAAATAGATGGAAATCCATCTTTAAGGAAGAATATGTAAAGCCCCATGATACAAATGAGCATTTAGGCAATCTAGTACAAAATCCGGAATTGCCCAATCTTTCACTTTCGGAAATGGGTTTTAAGGCTGCTTCCATAAAAGTGCCCGATTATACCGTAACCCCGTCGCTGATTCAGAATTATGAGGACACCCGAAACTTTCCCGCTAAGGAAAACGGAACTTCTCGCTTAGGACCGCACTTGCGTTTTGGTACAGTCTCCATCCGAAACATGATCAAAAAAGCGATAGCAGAACAAAATGAGGTGTTTTGGAGCGAACTCATTTGGCGTGAATTCTTCATGCAGATTCTCTGGCATTTCCCTCATACTAAGGATAGCGCTTTTAGACCAAAGTATGACCGAATCGAATGGCGTAACAACGAAGATGAATTCGAAAAATGGAAAAATGGGGAAACTGGTTATGCATTGGTTGATGCAGGAATGCGGGAATTGAACCAAACCGGATATATGCACAACAGGGTTCGAATGCTGGTGGCCAGTTTCCTCTGTAAGCACCTTTTAATAGATTGGAGATGGGGTGAAGCTTATTTTGCAGAAAAGTTATTGGATTACGACATGAGTTCCAATGTTGGTAACTGGCAATGGGCAGCAGGCAGCGGTGTAGATGCAGCACCCTACTTTAGAATATTCAATCCCATGACACAAATAGACAAGTTCGATAAACAAAAAGAATACATCAACAGATGGGTCACGGATCTTCAGGAATTTACGTACCCAGATAAAATGGTAGACCATAAAATGGCACGGGAACGTTGTTTAAAGGTATACAAAGAGGCTGTAAGTTAA
- a CDS encoding sodium:solute symporter has protein sequence MGILDWIVLGSALLFIVGYGVVKTRGSKNVEDYVRGGNDAKWWTIGLSVMATQASAITFLSTPGQAFHDGLGFVQFYFGLPLAMVAICIIFIPIYRKLKVYTAYEMLEGRFDLKTRSLTAILFLIQRGLAAGITIFAPSIILSAVLGWDLRTLNIIIGILVIIYTVSGGTKAVNVTQKQQMFVIMVGMFFAFFFILGSLPTGVSFGEALKIAGANNKLQILDFSLDTDNRYTFWSGITGGFFLALAYFGTDQSQVQRYLSGKSIRESQLGLIFNGIFKIPMQFFILLVGVMVFVFYQYNPSPLNFNPAATQAVMESEYVDEYIALQQEHLNLEKEKKMAQNAFSAALELKEYNAVQQAKQDILKINQKERASRNTAKTLIAKADDTIETNDKDYVFIHFILDNLPTGLIGLLLAVILSAAMSSTASELNALGTITALDLYKRNTKKNLDENHYVFVTKGFTLLWGIVAIVIACVANLFDNLIQLVNIIGSIFYGNVLGIFLLAFFFKFVKGNAVFIAALVTQIIVIIGWYLDWMSYLWLNAFGCVLVIGIAFIIESFDSFLRKPPIKT, from the coding sequence ATGGGTATATTAGACTGGATTGTTCTTGGCAGTGCATTACTATTTATTGTTGGATATGGGGTTGTGAAAACCCGTGGCAGCAAAAATGTAGAGGATTATGTTCGTGGTGGCAATGACGCAAAATGGTGGACTATTGGGCTCTCCGTTATGGCCACGCAAGCTAGTGCCATTACTTTTTTGTCCACACCCGGCCAAGCTTTTCATGACGGTCTGGGATTTGTACAATTTTATTTTGGGTTGCCACTCGCCATGGTAGCCATCTGTATAATCTTTATTCCCATATATAGAAAGCTAAAGGTTTATACCGCATATGAAATGTTGGAGGGCAGGTTTGATTTGAAAACGCGCTCGTTGACTGCTATACTTTTTCTAATTCAACGTGGACTGGCAGCTGGAATTACCATTTTTGCCCCTTCCATTATTTTATCTGCTGTATTGGGTTGGGATTTACGTACGTTAAATATCATCATTGGAATTTTAGTTATCATTTATACCGTATCAGGAGGGACAAAAGCGGTAAACGTAACCCAAAAACAGCAGATGTTCGTCATTATGGTGGGTATGTTCTTTGCCTTCTTTTTTATTCTGGGTTCTTTACCAACCGGTGTATCTTTTGGTGAGGCCCTTAAAATAGCAGGGGCAAACAATAAATTGCAAATTCTTGATTTTAGCCTAGACACCGATAACAGATATACGTTTTGGAGCGGTATCACTGGTGGATTCTTTTTGGCATTGGCTTACTTTGGAACAGATCAGAGTCAAGTACAACGTTACCTTTCGGGAAAATCGATAAGAGAAAGCCAATTAGGGCTAATATTCAATGGAATTTTTAAGATTCCCATGCAATTTTTCATTCTTTTGGTCGGCGTCATGGTCTTTGTTTTTTATCAATACAATCCATCTCCCTTAAACTTTAACCCTGCAGCCACACAAGCCGTAATGGAATCGGAATATGTTGATGAATATATAGCATTACAGCAAGAACACCTGAACCTGGAAAAAGAAAAGAAAATGGCGCAAAATGCCTTTTCCGCTGCTTTGGAACTGAAAGAATATAATGCAGTACAGCAAGCCAAACAGGATATTCTAAAAATAAATCAAAAGGAAAGAGCAAGCAGAAATACGGCGAAAACCCTCATTGCCAAAGCTGACGATACCATTGAGACCAATGACAAAGACTACGTTTTCATTCATTTTATTTTAGATAATCTACCTACAGGGCTTATTGGATTGCTTTTAGCAGTTATTCTTTCCGCAGCAATGTCTTCTACAGCTTCTGAGTTAAATGCTCTTGGAACAATTACTGCACTTGACCTTTATAAAAGAAACACTAAAAAGAATCTTGACGAAAACCACTATGTCTTCGTAACGAAGGGATTTACCTTACTGTGGGGAATTGTAGCTATTGTTATTGCTTGTGTTGCCAATTTATTTGATAACCTTATACAGCTGGTCAATATTATAGGTTCTATTTTCTATGGCAATGTATTGGGTATTTTTTTACTGGCATTCTTCTTTAAGTTTGTTAAGGGCAACGCCGTTTTTATTGCTGCTCTAGTAACCCAAATCATAGTAATTATAGGATGGTACTTAGACTGGATGTCCTATTTATGGTTAAATGCTTTTGGTTGTGTGTTGGTTATAGGTATTGCTTTTATTATTGAGAGCTTTGATAGTTTCTTAAGAAAACCTCCCATAAAAACATAA